A genomic window from Gossypium hirsutum isolate 1008001.06 chromosome D12, Gossypium_hirsutum_v2.1, whole genome shotgun sequence includes:
- the LOC107945778 gene encoding calcium/calmodulin-regulated receptor-like kinase 2, producing the protein MGHSGDLVVLGISVGLAIGILIASLVFFGIRWYRRHAKLKRGSNERSVTVLPIRTNGFNTSTDFSASLSNSIAVQAPEYHQKSSPSSWWSLHSKDRFASASGLPKYSYKDVQKATQNFTTILGEGSFGPVYKATMPTGGVAAIKVLASGSHQGEKEFHTEVCLLGRLHHRNLVNLIGYCVDKGQYMLIYEFMSNGSLATILYGEAEQGLSWDERLQIALDVSHGIEYLHEGAVPPVIHRDLKSANILLDQSMRAKVADFGLSKEEAFDGRNSGIKGTYGYIDPEYISTNKFTMKSDVYSFGVIIFELITAIHPHQNLMEYVNLAAMSPDGVDEILDKQLVGKCNIEEVRQLAKIAHKCLHKSPRKRPLMGEVTPAILKIKQRRLGKEDMMSMAEGDFSRIMSRIQEQHIELTKLAS; encoded by the exons ATGGGTCATAGTGGTGACTTAGTTGTCCTTGGCATCTCTGTTGGCTTGGCCATTGGTATATTGATAGCTTCACTGGTATTTTTCGGAATAAGGTGGTACAGAAGGCATGCAAAACTGAAAAGAGGTTCAAATGAACGTAGTGTTACAGTTCTTCCAATAAGAACAAATGGCTTTAATACAAGCACCGACTTCAGTGCATCTCTCTCGAATTCTATAGCTGTTCAGGCACCAGAATATCATCAGAAAAGTTCTCCGAGTTCTTGGTGGAGTCTTCATAGTAAAGATCGGTTTGCTTCTGCTTCTGGTTTGCCAAAGTATTCCTATAA GGATGTCCAGAAAGCTACACAAAATTTTACAACTATTTTAGGAGAAGGATCATTTGGTCCTGTCTATAAAGCTACAATGCCTACTGGTGGCGTAGCTGCCATAAAGGTGCTTGCTTCTGGTTCTCATCAGGGGGAGAAAGAGTTCCACACAGAG GTTTGTCTACTAGGAAGGCTGCATCATCGGAATCTTGTGAACTTGATAGGATATTGCGTGGATAAAGGGCAATACATGTTAATTTATGAGTTCATGAGCAATGGAAGCTTGGCAACCATACTATATG GTGAGGCGGAGCAGGGTCTGAGTTGGGACGAAAGACTTCAAATTGCTCTTGATGTTTCACATGGCATAGAATATCTTCATGAAGGG GCAGTCCCTCCGGTAATACATCGTGATTTGAAGTCAGCTAATATATTATTGGACCAGTCAATGAGAGCCAAG GTTGCTGATTTTGGGTTGTCAAAGGAGGAGGCTTTTGATGGCCGAAACTCTGGCATTAAAGGTACATACGGGTATATAGACCCTGAGTATATATCCACAAACAAGTTCACAATGAAGAGCGATGTATACAGTTTTGGCGTCATAATCTTTGAGCTAATTACAGCTATCCATCCGCACCAGAACTTAATGGAATACGTTAATCTT GCCGCTATGAGTCCAGATGGGGTCGATGAAATCCTTGATAAGCAACTGGTTGGAAAATGCAACATCGAAGAAGTGAGGCAGCTTGCTAAAATTGCTCATAAATGCTTGCATAAATCACCTAGAAAGCGGCCTTTAATGGGCGAAGTAACACCGGCTATACTGAAGATAAAGCAGAGGCGCCTCGGTAAAGAAGACATGATGTCCATGGCTGAAGGGGATTTTTCACGAATTATGAGCAGGATACAGGAGCAGCATATTGAGCTGACCAAATTGGCTAGCTAG